The window CATAAAAAGTATGTCCTGTGGTTTCAACTATTCGGACGGGTAGAAATTCCCCCCTCCACCTTTCGTTTTTAGGTATAATGACAAGATGGTTTGTTCGTGTTCGGCCTTGAAATTTAGAGGCATTTTTTTTGCTTTCTCCTTCGACAAGGATTTCAACCACTTGCCCTACCCATTTTTGAGCTTTCTCCATGGTGATCTTGTTTTGTATCTCGAGTAAGCGGTAATTCCTCTCGAACTTAACCTCTTCGCTCAGTTGATCCCCTAAGGAAGCCGCGGTTGTCCCCTCCCGAGCTGAATAACGAAAAATAAAAGCGTTATCAAATCGAACCTCGTTAAGCAGCGAACAGGTTTGTTGAAAGTCTTCTTCGGTTTCTCCTGGATAGCCTACTATGATGTCCGTAGAAAGAGCGAGCTGGGGGATCGCTTTTCTCAACTTGTCAACGAGAGAAAGAAACTTCGAGCGGCTATATCCCCTGCGCATGGCCTTCAAAATCTTGTCACTTCCCGATTGTACGGGCAGGTGCACATGTTCGCAGAGTTGAGGAATGTCCCTTAGAGCTGCGATCAGATCCTCTTTAAACCCCAGGGGATGAGGGGAAGTAAATCGAATCCTTTTAATTTCTTCAATAGTGCTTAATTTTTCAAGAAGCTGGACAAAAGGAGACTTTCCCTTTACCCACGGGAATTCTTTTGCCCCGTAACGGTTGACGATTTGACCGAGGAGGACGATTTCTTTAACGGACGTCTCGGCAAGCCTTTTGACCTCTTCAAAGATTTCGTCAATGGGACGGGAACGTTCTTCGCCCCGGGTGGTGGGGACGATACAAAAAGAGCAATGCATGCTACAACCTTGCATGATAGAGACATAGGCTATGGGTTGGGCTTTTGTGGAAAGATGTTTGTTGATCGCGTTATGGGCGGCTTCTTCTTTCGAAAGATCAACGTAGGATGACGATCTATCGGGGTTTTTCAACAAGTTGTCCGCAATTTCGGCCACCTTGTGGAATTTTTGAGTACCCAGGACAAGATCGACGAAACGATACTTTTCGGCTATTTCTCTGCCCCGGTTTTGTGCCATGCAGCCTATGATTCCCAAGACCAGGTTGGGATTTTTCTTTTTTGCCGTCTTTAAAGACGCCAGCTTGTCTATGGCCTTCTCTTCAGCCATGGCCCTAACCGAACAGGTGTTAATGAGAATAATATCCGCCCATTTTTCGGAAGAGGCGATCTGGTATCCCCGTTCGATAAAATCCTGGAGGACCTGTTCGGAATCCCGCACGTTCATCTGGCAACCGAATGTCTTGATAAAAACCGAAGGCATAATTTTTAGATAGGGATAAAGAAGGAAATTTGTAAAGCACTCTCTTTTTTATATCTTATCATTTATAAAAGTAAGTTGGGATAAAAAGGAGACAAAAAGAGAATTTTTGTCTTCTTTTTATTTTTTTCGCTTTTTAGAAATCTTCAAAGGATTGATTGGAGCCGTGCAAGAAAAGCCGAGTAACAATGGCCATCCTTGTTCTTCTGTTATCGCTGCAAGAGATTACCGCACCGGTATGCCTTTGAAAATCAGCCTGGCTGAAGGAGTTTATCAAAAAATTGAGGCCCAGCCTAAGGAAAGCGCCGGATCATTGCCCTGGATCGCTCCCGGGCTTTTTGACCTTCAAATCAACGGTTTTGGAGGAATCGACTTAAATGGAGAGAGCCTTTCTCAACAACAGTTTGAAATTCTCTGCCGAAAACTTCTTGAAAGCGGCTGTTCCCACTTTTTAGCCACCGTTATTACTCGACCTTTGGACTCCTATCGTCATTGGATAGAAAAATTAGAAAAGCTACGCCAAGTTGTTTCTCTTAATTGCCTGGGCTTTCACTTAGAAGGCCCTTTTCTTTCCGGGGATCCAGGCTGTCGGGGTGTACACTGCCCCGAATGGATGACCAAGCCCGATGTAGCCTGGCTGGAAGAAATCTTTTTAGCCTCGGCAGGCAGTATCAAATTGATCACCCTGGCCCCGGAAGTCGATCCTGAAGCTACAGCAAACTTTATAAAAAAAGCGGATTCCTTGGGCATTACCGTTGGCTTGGGTCACTCTAAAGCCTCCTGGGAAGTTATTCAATCCTCGGTCCTAGCCGGAGCAAAACTCTGGACTCATCTCGGCAATGCCCTCTCTCATACGATTCCAAAATTTGACAACCTTCTTTTGAATGTTATCGCTTCGGACCTGCCCTATGTTTCCCTTATTCCCGATGGGAAACATATACCCCCGGTAGCTTTTCGGGCTTTGATCACGGCTCTTGGACAGAAGGTCGTACTCGTTTCTGACGCCATGGCAGGGGCGGCTGCTCCTCCGGGAAATTATTTTCTAGGCCACGTCGAGATAGAAGTGGACAGCCAGGGCAAAGCCAGAGATAAAAAAAGCGGCCGGCTGGGAGGATCGACCTTGCGGCCTTTTGAAGGGGTTTTTATAGCTCAACGGATGACGGGTATATCTTGGAGGTGGTGGTGGGATGCTTATTCGATAAGGCCGGCCGCCGTCCTGGGGATAGACCATGGCCTAAAAGAAGGAAACGAAGCCAGTTTTTGTCTTTTTGATCTTGTTCCTTCCCCCGTATTGAGAGCTCTTTACCTCAGGGGGAGGAAAGTATATCCTTAGCTTGAAACTGAAGATGAAGCCTATTGAAGAACAATGCCCGGTTACAGAAAACGGGGAAGAAGCTATCGGCGAAATCCGATCCTTTGGCCTTTCGATTGCAGAATACAACCGACTTTGCCTCTTGCTGGGCCGTAAGCCTACCCCGGCTGAAATGGCCATTTTTGGGGTGATGTGGAGTGAACATTGTTGTTATAAGAGCTCCAAAAATGAACTTCGAAAGTTGCCTTCCCTGGGTAAAAGGGTGCTGGTCAAAGCGGGCGAAGAAAATGCGGGAGTGGTCGAGTTGACGGAGGGTTGGGCTGTTGTTTTCAAGATTGAATCTCACAATCATCCCAGTGCCGTCGAGCCGTTCCAGGGGGCGGCCACGGGAGTCGGAGGGATATTCAGGGATATTTTAACCATGGGGGCACAACCCCTCTGTTTTATGAACTCCTTGAGATTCGGAGAAATAAGGGAAGAAAAAAGTCCAGGGGCAAACCATAATGCTTTTCTTTTGCGCCACGTTGTAGCGGGCATAGCTCATTACGGCAATTGTGTGGGTGTGCCGACCGTGGGAGGAGAGCTGGCTTTCGATAAAAGCTACGAGGACAATCCTCTTGTTAATGTATTTTGTCTTGGCGTGGTGAAGACAGAGCGGATCCAGCGCGGGGTGGCTCAAGGCATAGGCAATCCTGTTTTTATTGCGGGTTCAAAAACAGGCAGAGACGGGCTAAAGGGGGCTGCTTTCGCCTCCCGGAAGCTTGAAGAAAATAAGGCTGAACAGAGGCATTCGGTGCAGATCGCCGATCCTTTCATGGGAAGGATACTGATGTCTGCCTGCTTGGAACTTTTCCAGATTCCTGGCGTAGTGGCGGGAATCCAGGATATGGGTGCTGCAGGGCTTATCTGTTCAACGTCGGAAACGGCGGCAAGAGCGAAGAGGGGCATGGAAATCAACTTGGACGAGGTCCCGGTCCGGGAGGAGGATATGAGTGCTGAAGAAATCCTTCTGTCTGAATCCCAGGAAAGAATGCTCTTGATCATCTCCAAGGATAAGGAAGAGGTGGCCAAGCGGGTCTTCGATAAATGGGCTGTGCCCTTTTGCCGGATCGGGAAAGTGATCCAGGAAGAAAAACTGCGGTTTTACCGTTGGGGAAAGCTTGCCCTGGAAATTGCTCCTGGGTTGATTGTTCACGAGGCCCCGGTATATACCCTGCCAGTCCATGAACCTTCCCAAAAAGATTCTCTTCCTTCAAGGCGGTGGCCTGAACCTAAAGATTACAAGAATCTCCTTATAGAATTTTGTTCTTTACCCCAAAATTGTTCTAGAAAGTGGATTTATAGCCAATTTGACTACATGATAGGATTACGTACTGTTGAAGATCCCGGATCGGATTGCGCCGTGATGCGTCTTTTCTTGGAGGATAAACCGATCCGGCTGGGTCTTACTCTTGATGGTAACGGCCGTTATTGCGGGATCGATCCCTACAAGGGGTCAATGATGGCTGTAGCTGAAGCGATGAGGAATCTCGCCGTTGTAGGTGCAATCCCTTTGGGTATTACCGATAATCTTAACTTTGCCGATCCCAATGATCCTTTTTCTTATTGGCAATTTAAAGAAGCGGTTAGGGGTATTGCCGAAGCCTGCCGCTTTTTTGAAATTCCCGTAACGGGAGGCAACGTCAGCTTTTATAATTTTTCCAAGCAAAGTTCCATATTGCCCACCCCTGTCATTGGGGCGGTCGGTCTTATTGAAACCGACAAAGCTTTAGCCAAGATGGCCTTTCAAAACCCCGGAGATGTGATTGTTCTATTGGGCGGTTGGGGAAATGGACTTGAAGGCTCTTTGTATCTTCAAGAATATTTTGGGGAAAGTGGCCAGAAACTTCCCCATTTTAGCTTGGAAGCAGAAAAAAAACATAACGAGTTGCTGTACTCTTTGGCTAATGAAGGCATAGCCAGCAGTATCCATGATCTTTCCGAAGGGGGGCTCGGGTTGGCGCTGGTGGAATGTAGCGTGAGCGGGGATAAAAAACTGGGCTTTTCGATCTCTTTGCCCGCGGAGTTGCGTCTTGACGAGCTCTTATTTAATGAGGCGGGTGCAAGGTCTGTTGTTTCACTCCCTGGAGAAAACCTTTCTTCCTTGCTCAAGATTGCCGAGGGCAAGGGAGTGCAAGGAATAGTTCTGGGAGAGGTGACAGAAGAGTACTTTCTTAAACTACGTCATGGAGAACAATCAATTGAAATTGATGGAGCGGAAATCGAAGAGGAATGGGAAAAGGGTCTAGAAAAAATTTTGGAAAAGGACTGATATCGATCCACTGCCCTAGCTTCCTTTCGGAATTTAGGCAAGCGGCTTAAAAAAATGAACCCAAATTCATGGAACTAGCCCCGGGAAGAAAGAAAGCTCAAGATTTGTTCGGCGAGTTTTTTCCCTATTCCCTTTACCGCCGCAATTTCTTCGACGGAAGATTTCTTGATTTTTTCTATGGAACCAAAAGCGCGAATCAAAAGCTTTTTTCGATTTTCACTTATCCCCGGGCAATCATCCAGAATACTTTCTCTCATCCTTTTCTTAAGAAGGAGCTGGTGATAAGAATTGGCCACGCGGTGCGCCTCATCTCTTATTCTTTGCAGTAGCCGCAAGGCCTTGCTCCTTTTGTCCAGAACGAGAGGATCGGGAAGAGCTTCGCGGTAGATCTCCTCGTTTTCTTTAGCCAGCCCAATGACACATAGGTCGTTTAACTGCAGGGAATGCAAGGCCTTCAGGGCGGATGAAAGTTGGCCCTTGCCCCCGTCCACGACGATTAAATCCGGCAGCCTACCCCCTTCATCGAGAACCCTTTTATACCTTCTGCGGATGACTTCTTGCATGCAAGCAAAGTCATCTTGTCCGGCAACGGTTTTTATCCGGTATCTCCTATAGGAGGACCGATCGGCCTTCCCCTCTCGGAACGTGACCATGGAAGCTACTTTGTGGGTTGAAGATATGTTGGATATATCGAAACATTCGATGAGATGGGGAACTTGGGGTAGAGCAAGAACAGCCTGGAGTTCTTCCAGGTCTTCAAGGGGAGAAGACACTTTGGGGAGTTGTTTAACAAAACGCCGAGCGGGCCTCGTCGTTTCCTCCAAGGCTTCCAAGAGATTTCTAAGTTCAGCGGCTTTCTCGAAATCCTGGGCTTGGGCAGCCTCTTCCATTTTCAGTCGTATTTCATCAATCATTTCCTTGGATTTACCCTCTAAAAAGGCACAGGCCATTTTCACCCTTTCGAGGTATTCGGCTTGACTGATCTTGGCGATGCAAGGAGCCGAGCAGTTCTTGATAATGTGATCTAAGCAATGTTTATAGTCTTTTTCAGAAGGGATAAGGGCGCTACAGGAGCGCAAGCCAAACTTTTTTTTCATGAGATTGAGGGTGGTTCTTAGGGCACTAGAACTGGCAAAGGGTCCAAAATACCTGGCATTGTCCTGTTTTTTCAGCCGCGTGACTTGGAATCTGGGGAAAGGTTCGCTCAAGTCAACTTTTACAAGCAGGAACCGTTTATCATCTCGAAAACTTACATTGTAGCGGGGTCGAAATTCCTTGATCAACCTTCCTTCCAAGAGGACAGCTTCGGCTTCAGAATGCACAACGTAATATTCGAGATCAACAGCGGCCTCGACAAGGGCATTGAGTTTTCTATCGGCTCGAAGTCTCCTGGAAGGATGAAAATACTGGCTTACCCGTTTGTGAAGATCTACGGCTTTACCCACATAGATGACGCGGTTGAACCTATCTTTGAAAAGATAAACTCCCGGCTTGTGCGGAAGATCTCGGATTTTTTCTTGCAATGACATGATCAAACTTTTAAAAAGCTCCCTTAAACAAAAAGCTTTTTTATTTTAATCTCCTCTAATTTAAGCCACTTTTAAGTAAAGATAAGTAAAGAAAGACCTATATTTTCTCTATTTGATTGTTATGATTACTTTTTTCAAAGAAAAAGATCATCTAAAGTGTCTCTTTCATACTCTTATGCATGGGATTAATCCAAAAAGACTCTTGTTTGTTCTTTTTTTACCCTTTAGCCTGTTTTTCGTTCAACTGGGGATGGCGGCGACTTCAAGTTCTGCCCGAAGCCGTCATGTTGAAGTGAGCTTGCTTTCCGAACTCGATGCGGTAAGCCCCGGGAGCCATTTTTACGTAGCTTTGCGGATGAAAATGGATGAAGGATGGCATACCTATTGGCTTAACCCTGGAGATGCAGGTTCCGCAACAAAAATTGATTGGACTCTTCCCGTGGGTGTTCATGCCGGACCGATTCAATGGCCAAGCCCTAGCGTCATATCCTTGCCTCCGCTTACAAGCTTTGGCTATGAAGGAGAATGCTGGCTCTTGATCCCGATGGATATATCCCAGGAGCAACAGCTAGGCAGTTCGGTGAACATCAAGGCTTTCGTGCAATGGGTGGAATGTGCGCAAAGCTGCCTGCCGGGAAGCGCTGAGTTGAACTTGACTTTGCCTGTTGAAAGTAGTCCCAGGGTGGATGAGTCTTTGAAAGAAGGCTTTCAGAAGGCCAAGTACGAGATTCCCCGGAGTCCGCCTGAATCGGTTAGTATCAGCTTTATGGATACGGGTAAGAACTTGATCATTTTTTTCCAGAACAAATCGGGCAAGATCCTTAATTTTGAGTCCGCCCATTTTTTCCCCTTTCAAAATGGAATCATCCAGTATTCAGCGCCCCAACAATTGCGCTTGCGGAAGGAAGGAGTATCCCTGGAGATTGCCCGTCCCAGCAACAATGCTTCGGCTTTGACCGAACCCTTAAGCGGAATATTTACGGCCAAGCTTTCGGGCTTGAAAGGGATAGAGAAAATTAACTGGGATATAAGGGCAAGAAAATATATTCCACCGAAGGTGGAGACCCAGAAGACAGGAGCTTCCCCTTATTTTAATAAGAAGTTTTTCTCCTATCTTGGGCTGAGCTTTATTGGGGGATTAATTCTCAATCTCATGCCTTGTGTTTTACCCGTTATTTCTTTAAAAGTACTTAACTTGGTGGGGGCCGCCAAGGAAGGAGGCGGTTCTTCTATTGCCCATGGATTATCCTTCGTGCTGGGGGTGTTGTTTTCTTTTTGGATCGTGGTGGGGCTGTTAATCCTTCTGCGACAAAAAGGGTTGGAGCTTGGATGGGGTTTTCAACTCCAGTCTCCTCCCTTCGTTGCTTTCATGGCTCTTTTCTTTTTCCTGATCTCCTTGAATCTTCTTGGAGTATATGAAATTGGGGTTTCCCTGGTTTCAGCCCAATCTCTTGTCGAAAAAGCCAAAGGCCTATTGGGATCCTTTCTCAATGGCATGCTTGCAACACTGGTGGCTTCCCCTTGTACCGCCCCTTTCATGGGATCAGCCGTGGGATTTGCTCTTTCTCAACCCCCCCTTGTCATCATCCTGGTCTTTAGCTCGCTCGCCTTGGGCATGGCTTTCCCGGTGTTCGTCTTGTCTATTTTCCCCGGTCTTCTCCGGCTGCTCCCCAAGCCCGGCCCGTGGATGGTCAGTTTTAAACAATTTCTTGCTTTTCCCATTCTCGGGGCGGTGATCTGGCTCATCTGGGTTTATGGCAAACTCAGGGGAGTAGATGGGGTTCTGGACATCCTGTTGGCCTTGCTCTTTGTAGGCTTGGGATCTTGGATTTATGGCAAGTTCAGCGGTCCTTTTCATCCCCTTGGCGTGCGTGTGCTCTCTATACTCTTATCCCTCGCTATCCTCTTGAGCAGTTTTTATTACGTGGTCGTGGAAATAGAAAGGTCCTTTTCCACAAAAGTGGCTAAAAAAGAGGAATGGGTTCCTTTTTCGGAAAGCAAGTTAGAAGAGTACCTACAACAGGATGTTCCCGTATTCGTTGATTTTACGGCTTCTTGGTGCCTGACCTGCCAAGTGAACAAAAAAGTAGCCTTGGAGAACCCCGAGGTGAAGAAGAAGTTCGAGGAACTCGGAGTGATAAGGATGGAGGCAGATTGGACTAATCGCGATCCGAAAATCACCGAAGCCTTGGAAAGTCTCGGTAGAAGCGGGGTTCCCACCTATGTTTTTTATGGCCTTGGTTCTGCTTCTCCACTCCTCTTGCCGGAAGTGATTACCCCAAAAATGCTTTTGGATGTATTGAACAAGATTGAGAAAGAAAAAAAACAGAAGGAAGCCCAGGCTAAAAGTGGGGAGTTTTTCCAGTAAATTCTTATGCCCAATCTCAAGGATTTCGGAGACTTTCTTCCGGGATATGGAGTGTTTGAAACCCTTAGGGTGGAAGAAGGAACCGCGTTTTTTGTCGAGGAACATTGGAAGAGCCTTCTGCAAAGCGCCAAAATGCTCGGCCTTTGCCCTCGGCAAGATTTTCGCAGGTGCGTCGGTCGTCTTCCCAAGAAGGCAACCGGAAAATGGCGGTGGATAGTGAGCGGAGGAGAAGAAAAAGATTTTTTTGATTCCCGGGCAAAAGAGCCCCAGGAGGTTTTTAGCTTGGCTGTTGCCGAGACAAGGGTGGGCTCCCGTAATTGGGACAGTCGACTCAAGACTTTAAGTTACCTTGTCCATTACCAAGCCAGGCTTTCGGTGGAGGCGGATGAAGCGGTCATTTTAAACGAGCATGGCGAAGTGGTATCGGGAGCAATGAGCAACCTTTTTTGGGTTAAAAACGCAAAGATCTATACCCCTTCTGTTGAAACAGGATGCCGTAAGGGGATAATCAGGGGATGGGTCATGTCCGAAATGGAGGTGATTGA is drawn from Methylacidiphilum infernorum V4 and contains these coding sequences:
- the miaB gene encoding tRNA (N6-isopentenyl adenosine(37)-C2)-methylthiotransferase MiaB, producing MPSVFIKTFGCQMNVRDSEQVLQDFIERGYQIASSEKWADIILINTCSVRAMAEEKAIDKLASLKTAKKKNPNLVLGIIGCMAQNRGREIAEKYRFVDLVLGTQKFHKVAEIADNLLKNPDRSSSYVDLSKEEAAHNAINKHLSTKAQPIAYVSIMQGCSMHCSFCIVPTTRGEERSRPIDEIFEEVKRLAETSVKEIVLLGQIVNRYGAKEFPWVKGKSPFVQLLEKLSTIEEIKRIRFTSPHPLGFKEDLIAALRDIPQLCEHVHLPVQSGSDKILKAMRRGYSRSKFLSLVDKLRKAIPQLALSTDIIVGYPGETEEDFQQTCSLLNEVRFDNAFIFRYSAREGTTAASLGDQLSEEVKFERNYRLLEIQNKITMEKAQKWVGQVVEILVEGESKKNASKFQGRTRTNHLVIIPKNERWRGEFLPVRIVETTGHTFYGTPLISGIDEALQFDLQEEINPAPIVS
- a CDS encoding N-acetylglucosamine-6-phosphate deacetylase, with translation MQEKPSNNGHPCSSVIAARDYRTGMPLKISLAEGVYQKIEAQPKESAGSLPWIAPGLFDLQINGFGGIDLNGESLSQQQFEILCRKLLESGCSHFLATVITRPLDSYRHWIEKLEKLRQVVSLNCLGFHLEGPFLSGDPGCRGVHCPEWMTKPDVAWLEEIFLASAGSIKLITLAPEVDPEATANFIKKADSLGITVGLGHSKASWEVIQSSVLAGAKLWTHLGNALSHTIPKFDNLLLNVIASDLPYVSLIPDGKHIPPVAFRALITALGQKVVLVSDAMAGAAAPPGNYFLGHVEIEVDSQGKARDKKSGRLGGSTLRPFEGVFIAQRMTGISWRWWWDAYSIRPAAVLGIDHGLKEGNEASFCLFDLVPSPVLRALYLRGRKVYP
- the purL gene encoding phosphoribosylformylglycinamidine synthase subunit PurL, coding for MKLKMKPIEEQCPVTENGEEAIGEIRSFGLSIAEYNRLCLLLGRKPTPAEMAIFGVMWSEHCCYKSSKNELRKLPSLGKRVLVKAGEENAGVVELTEGWAVVFKIESHNHPSAVEPFQGAATGVGGIFRDILTMGAQPLCFMNSLRFGEIREEKSPGANHNAFLLRHVVAGIAHYGNCVGVPTVGGELAFDKSYEDNPLVNVFCLGVVKTERIQRGVAQGIGNPVFIAGSKTGRDGLKGAAFASRKLEENKAEQRHSVQIADPFMGRILMSACLELFQIPGVVAGIQDMGAAGLICSTSETAARAKRGMEINLDEVPVREEDMSAEEILLSESQERMLLIISKDKEEVAKRVFDKWAVPFCRIGKVIQEEKLRFYRWGKLALEIAPGLIVHEAPVYTLPVHEPSQKDSLPSRRWPEPKDYKNLLIEFCSLPQNCSRKWIYSQFDYMIGLRTVEDPGSDCAVMRLFLEDKPIRLGLTLDGNGRYCGIDPYKGSMMAVAEAMRNLAVVGAIPLGITDNLNFADPNDPFSYWQFKEAVRGIAEACRFFEIPVTGGNVSFYNFSKQSSILPTPVIGAVGLIETDKALAKMAFQNPGDVIVLLGGWGNGLEGSLYLQEYFGESGQKLPHFSLEAEKKHNELLYSLANEGIASSIHDLSEGGLGLALVECSVSGDKKLGFSISLPAELRLDELLFNEAGARSVVSLPGENLSSLLKIAEGKGVQGIVLGEVTEEYFLKLRHGEQSIEIDGAEIEEEWEKGLEKILEKD
- a CDS encoding excinuclease ABC subunit UvrC, yielding MSLQEKIRDLPHKPGVYLFKDRFNRVIYVGKAVDLHKRVSQYFHPSRRLRADRKLNALVEAAVDLEYYVVHSEAEAVLLEGRLIKEFRPRYNVSFRDDKRFLLVKVDLSEPFPRFQVTRLKKQDNARYFGPFASSSALRTTLNLMKKKFGLRSCSALIPSEKDYKHCLDHIIKNCSAPCIAKISQAEYLERVKMACAFLEGKSKEMIDEIRLKMEEAAQAQDFEKAAELRNLLEALEETTRPARRFVKQLPKVSSPLEDLEELQAVLALPQVPHLIECFDISNISSTHKVASMVTFREGKADRSSYRRYRIKTVAGQDDFACMQEVIRRRYKRVLDEGGRLPDLIVVDGGKGQLSSALKALHSLQLNDLCVIGLAKENEEIYREALPDPLVLDKRSKALRLLQRIRDEAHRVANSYHQLLLKKRMRESILDDCPGISENRKKLLIRAFGSIEKIKKSSVEEIAAVKGIGKKLAEQILSFLSSRG
- a CDS encoding protein-disulfide reductase DsbD family protein, giving the protein MITFFKEKDHLKCLFHTLMHGINPKRLLFVLFLPFSLFFVQLGMAATSSSARSRHVEVSLLSELDAVSPGSHFYVALRMKMDEGWHTYWLNPGDAGSATKIDWTLPVGVHAGPIQWPSPSVISLPPLTSFGYEGECWLLIPMDISQEQQLGSSVNIKAFVQWVECAQSCLPGSAELNLTLPVESSPRVDESLKEGFQKAKYEIPRSPPESVSISFMDTGKNLIIFFQNKSGKILNFESAHFFPFQNGIIQYSAPQQLRLRKEGVSLEIARPSNNASALTEPLSGIFTAKLSGLKGIEKINWDIRARKYIPPKVETQKTGASPYFNKKFFSYLGLSFIGGLILNLMPCVLPVISLKVLNLVGAAKEGGGSSIAHGLSFVLGVLFSFWIVVGLLILLRQKGLELGWGFQLQSPPFVAFMALFFFLISLNLLGVYEIGVSLVSAQSLVEKAKGLLGSFLNGMLATLVASPCTAPFMGSAVGFALSQPPLVIILVFSSLALGMAFPVFVLSIFPGLLRLLPKPGPWMVSFKQFLAFPILGAVIWLIWVYGKLRGVDGVLDILLALLFVGLGSWIYGKFSGPFHPLGVRVLSILLSLAILLSSFYYVVVEIERSFSTKVAKKEEWVPFSESKLEEYLQQDVPVFVDFTASWCLTCQVNKKVALENPEVKKKFEELGVIRMEADWTNRDPKITEALESLGRSGVPTYVFYGLGSASPLLLPEVITPKMLLDVLNKIEKEKKQKEAQAKSGEFFQ
- a CDS encoding aminotransferase class IV, whose product is MPNLKDFGDFLPGYGVFETLRVEEGTAFFVEEHWKSLLQSAKMLGLCPRQDFRRCVGRLPKKATGKWRWIVSGGEEKDFFDSRAKEPQEVFSLAVAETRVGSRNWDSRLKTLSYLVHYQARLSVEADEAVILNEHGEVVSGAMSNLFWVKNAKIYTPSVETGCRKGIIRGWVMSEMEVIETRMGPEILQEADEIFLTNSWIGIRPVVRFQNRILEKGKIAMELSKKLKATYSLFKSSSSLDGISSQIFNQGAEELSEGAR